Below is a window of Pseudomonadota bacterium DNA.
CTTTGATAATTCCTGAGCCTAAATATTTTTTTATTCCTTCAGCTGTTGCAGGAAGCGTTACTTCAAAAGATTTTATTTTAAGTTGCTCTCCGTATTTGGGGTGGGTTTCCCAATTGCCGGCAATTTTAAGTGTTTCACCAGGACTTACAGCTGCCATAAAACCAACAACTGTTACAGGGTTTTCTATGCCCGGAGTTCTGATTTTGGCAATTGTATAGTGGTTTTCTTCATTAAAATAAGTGACATTTTCAAGATAGCCTTCAATAGTTGTTAAATGATGATCGTTATCTATCATTTATTTATATTTATCCATTAATTTATTGTCCTGTTCGGAATTGTTTTGAGTTAAAAGGGTTCAAGGGGTCAAGGATTCGAGGGTTCAAGGCTTGGATGTATGTGAGGTTTAGCTTGACCCCTTGACCCCTGCTGTTGGCTTTCGCCAACACTCATTATCCATCCGGCGGCATCAAAAAGATCTGCTGCAACATAGTCGGGAAGTATATTCTTTTCTTTCAAGGAATCCATTGCATGCTTGTAATTTCCGGTTTTAACAAGAATTGCATATCTACAACCTGCATTTCTTGCGCATTCGATATCTTTTGCACTGTCGCCGATCATAACCGATTTAGCTATATTTATGGCATATTTTTTTTGTGCCTGGTCAATAAGTCCGGGCTTAGGTTTCCGGCATTCACAGTCTTCTTCTGGTGTATGGGGACAGAAAAAGATATCTTTAATGTTGCCACCTTCATTTTTCACAGCTTTATTTATCATTACATGAATAAATTCAAGATTATCGTATGTTGAGATTTTGCGGTTTATCATGGACTGGTTAGTAATAATTATTACAGGATAGTCATTATTTGAAAGAATCTTTATGGCTTCAATGCTTCCGGGGATAAACTCAAATTCGGACCAGTTTTTTATATAATCAGGGGAGTCTTTATTGATAACTCCGTCTCTATCCAGAAAAATGTATGGTTTGTCATTGTTGCTGGTCATGAACTGATACCTGACTGCTCAGGTTCATAGGAACAGAGGTACAAAGGCACAAAGTTTTTTCTGTATGCCCGTTTTTCGGACCCAGACACATATACATCATAAATTTCTTTAACCACCTTCACGTCTTTACCTTTATCTCTTCCCTGTTTTTGCCTATTTACCGCTTAACTTCCTGATTAAACTGCTAAGCATTCGTTCTATTTCACGGCTTAATTCATATAGCTTATCGAATTCATCCCTGTTCAAATAATACAAGTTCATAGAAATTTCCATCTGGGTTTGCAATTCATATAGAGAACCCGTTGCAATTCGCAGAAAACGAAGATACTCATTAGTCGAATTTCTACCATAACCTTCCGCCATGTTGCTTGGGATTGAAATCGCGCAACGTCTCATTTGAGAAGTTAATCCATAAGCTTCTTCTTTAGGAAACCCTTTAGAAATCTTATATATCTCAATAACTAAATTCATTGATTTCTGCCAGACTTCCAGATCTCTATACGTTTTCATTGTTCTTTGTGCCTATGTGCCCTTGCTACTTTGTGCCTGAGTAGTTAATTATTCTAATTATTCAGCAACTGTAAACACATCAGCATATCCGTCTTCTGCAAGGATTTTTTCGTATTTGGCAGTATCCTCAAGATTTGAACATAATCCTACACGGACTCTATACAAAATTCTATTTCCGTCATTAATAATAGCTATGTGAGCGTTTTTATACTTTTCGTTAAGTTTGGCTTTTAATGTTTCCGCATTACTTTTATCAGCATAAGATCCTACCTGGAAAGTAAAATTACCAGAGTAATAATCAATCGGTGCTACTCTGTCTTTTTCTGATTTCACTTCCTGTCCTATGGTGGCAAC
It encodes the following:
- the gmhB gene encoding D-glycero-beta-D-manno-heptose 1,7-bisphosphate 7-phosphatase, with amino-acid sequence MTSNNDKPYIFLDRDGVINKDSPDYIKNWSEFEFIPGSIEAIKILSNNDYPVIIITNQSMINRKISTYDNLEFIHVMINKAVKNEGGNIKDIFFCPHTPEEDCECRKPKPGLIDQAQKKYAINIAKSVMIGDSAKDIECARNAGCRYAILVKTGNYKHAMDSLKEKNILPDYVAADLFDAAGWIMSVGESQQQGSRGQAKPHIHPSLEPSNP
- a CDS encoding four helix bundle protein, with the translated sequence MKTYRDLEVWQKSMNLVIEIYKISKGFPKEEAYGLTSQMRRCAISIPSNMAEGYGRNSTNEYLRFLRIATGSLYELQTQMEISMNLYYLNRDEFDKLYELSREIERMLSSLIRKLSGK